One stretch of Vulpes lagopus strain Blue_001 chromosome 12, ASM1834538v1, whole genome shotgun sequence DNA includes these proteins:
- the LOC121473149 gene encoding uncharacterized protein C3orf26 homolog yields the protein MGNKKSALCNPKEISVSTKEDATKTRRRRKKKITDVLAKSEPKPGTPEDLQNLMKDYFSSSHSVIELEELNLPDSCFLKANDLTHSLSSYLREICPKWVKLRKNHNEKKSVLMMIICSSAVQALELIRSMTAFRGDSKVMKLFAKHIKVQEQVKLLEKRVVHLGVGTPGRIKELIKQGGLNLNPLKFLVFYWNWRDQKLRRMMDIPEIRKEVFELLEMGVLSLCKSESLKLGLF from the exons ATGGGAAACAAGAAGTCTGCACTCTGCAACCCCAAAGAG ATTTCTGTTTCCACAAAAGAAGATGCCACCAagacaaggaggaggagaaagaagaaaattactgATGTTCTTGCAAAATCAGAGCCAAAACCGGGGACCCCTGAAGACCTGCAGAACTTGATGAAGGACTATTTCAGCAGCAGCCACTCAGTGATTGAATTAGAAGAACTAAACCTACCAGACTCCTGTTTCCTCAAGGCCAATGATTTGACTCATAGTCTTTCATCATACCTAAGAGAAATCTGCCCTAAGTGGGTAAAACTTCGGAAAAACCATAATGAGAAGAAATCGGTTCTGATGATGATCATCTGCAGCTCTGCTGTCCAGGCCTTGGAGCTCATTAGGTCGATGACAGCATTCAGAGGAGACAGCAAAGTtatgaaattatttgcaaaacacataaaGGTCCAGGAGCAGGTAAAGCTGCTGGAGAAGCGTGTTGTACACCTGGGTGTAGGAACACCAGGGAGGattaaagaactcattaaacaaGGTGGCCTTAATTTGAACCCCTTAAAGTTCCTGGTTTTTTACTGGAACTGGAGAGATCAGAAGTTGAGGAGGATGATGGACATTCCCGAGATAAGAAAGGAGGTTTTTGAACTTCTGGAAATGGGAGTCCTCAGTCTGTGCAAATCAGAATCTTTGAAGCTGGGCCTTTTCTAA